One window from the genome of Kineococcus mangrovi encodes:
- the pyrH gene encoding UMP kinase yields MSEPSLTVDLEAGTVHPRPAYQRVLLKLSGEFFGNGRVGVDPDVIAQVAREIAGPVKQGVQVAIVVGGGNFFRGAELSQRGMERSRADYMGMLGTVMNALALQDFLEQQDVATRVQTAITMGQVAEPYIPRRAIRHMEKGRVVIFGAGAGMPYFSTDTVAAQRALEVRADAVLMAKNGVDGVYTGDPRTDPTATKIESISYAEALRKNLRVVDTTAFSLCMDNRLPMIVFGMEGQGVARALRGERIGTQVIAD; encoded by the coding sequence GTGAGCGAGCCGAGCCTGACCGTCGACCTCGAGGCCGGGACGGTGCACCCCCGCCCCGCCTACCAGCGGGTGCTGCTCAAGCTCTCCGGCGAGTTCTTCGGCAACGGCCGGGTCGGGGTCGACCCCGACGTCATCGCCCAGGTGGCCCGCGAGATCGCCGGTCCCGTCAAGCAGGGCGTCCAGGTCGCCATCGTCGTCGGGGGCGGCAACTTCTTCCGCGGCGCGGAGCTGTCCCAGCGGGGCATGGAACGCAGCCGCGCCGACTACATGGGCATGCTCGGCACCGTCATGAACGCCCTGGCGCTGCAGGACTTCCTGGAGCAGCAGGACGTCGCCACGCGCGTCCAGACGGCCATCACGATGGGCCAGGTCGCCGAGCCCTACATCCCGCGCCGCGCCATCCGGCACATGGAGAAGGGCCGCGTCGTCATCTTCGGCGCCGGCGCCGGCATGCCGTACTTCTCCACCGACACGGTCGCCGCGCAGCGGGCCCTGGAGGTCCGCGCCGACGCCGTGCTCATGGCCAAGAACGGTGTCGACGGCGTCTACACGGGCGACCCGCGCACCGACCCGACGGCCACCAAGATCGAGTCGATCAGCTACGCCGAGGCCCTGCGCAAGAACCTGCGCGTCGTCGACACCACGGCCTTCAGCCTGTGCATGGACAACCGCCTGCCGATGATCGTCTTCGGCATGGAGGGCCAGGGAGTGGCCCGCGCCCTGCGGGGTGAGAGGATCGGCACGCAGGTGATCGCAGACTGA
- the rpsB gene encoding 30S ribosomal protein S2 yields the protein MAVVTMRQLLESGVHFGHQTRRWNPKMKRFLFTERNGIYIIDLQQSLSFIDRAYDFVKETVAHGGSILFIGTKKQAQESIAEQAARVGMPYVNQRWLGGMLTNFSTVSKRIARMRELEEVDFDDVAASGLTKKELLVLRREYDKLTKTLGGIRDMTKVPSAVWIVDTNKEHLAVDEAKKLNIPVVAILDSNCDPDDVDYRIPGNDDAIRSVTLLTRVIADAVADGLQVRHGGKSETGAEPLAAWEQDLLAGNEGEQTGGSESTATAEGSTAPEVAEAAAAEGQPAEVAASEGEPAEAAAQA from the coding sequence ATGGCCGTCGTGACGATGCGCCAGCTGCTCGAGTCCGGTGTGCACTTCGGGCACCAGACGCGCCGCTGGAACCCGAAGATGAAGCGCTTCCTGTTCACGGAGCGCAACGGCATCTACATCATCGACCTGCAGCAGTCGCTGTCCTTCATCGACCGCGCGTACGACTTCGTCAAGGAGACCGTCGCCCACGGCGGCAGCATCCTGTTCATCGGGACGAAGAAGCAGGCCCAGGAGTCCATCGCCGAGCAGGCCGCGCGCGTGGGCATGCCCTACGTGAACCAGCGCTGGCTCGGCGGGATGCTCACGAACTTCTCGACCGTCTCCAAGCGGATCGCCCGGATGCGCGAGCTCGAGGAGGTCGACTTCGACGACGTCGCCGCCTCCGGGCTGACGAAGAAGGAGCTGCTCGTCCTGCGTCGGGAGTACGACAAGCTGACGAAGACGCTCGGCGGCATCCGCGACATGACCAAGGTGCCCTCCGCGGTGTGGATCGTCGACACCAACAAGGAGCACCTCGCGGTCGACGAGGCCAAGAAGCTCAACATCCCGGTCGTGGCGATCCTGGACTCCAACTGCGACCCGGACGACGTCGACTACCGGATCCCCGGCAACGACGACGCCATCCGGTCCGTCACGCTGCTGACGCGGGTCATCGCCGACGCGGTCGCCGACGGCCTGCAGGTGCGTCACGGCGGCAAGTCCGAGACCGGTGCCGAGCCGCTGGCCGCGTGGGAGCAGGACCTGCTGGCCGGCAACGAGGGTGAGCAGACCGGCGGGTCGGAGTCGACCGCGACCGCCGAGGGCTCCACCGCCCCCGAGGTCGCCGAGGCCGCTGCGGCCGAGGGTCAGCCGGCCGAGGTCGCGGCCAGCGAGGGCGAGCCGGCCGAGGCCGCCGCGCAGGCCTGA
- the frr gene encoding ribosome recycling factor: MIDDTLLEAEEKMEKAVEVAKEDFGAIRTGRANAAMFHKVVVDYYGAPTPLQQLASFQIPEARSVLITPFDRGAMSEIEKALRNSDLGVNPGNDGNVIRIVLPQLTEERRRDYIKLARSKAEDARVSLRNVRRRAKEELDRIVKDGEAGEDEVGRAEKELESVTKKHVEAVDELLKNKETELLAV; the protein is encoded by the coding sequence GTGATCGACGACACCCTCCTCGAGGCCGAGGAGAAGATGGAAAAGGCGGTCGAGGTCGCCAAGGAGGACTTCGGGGCCATCCGCACCGGACGGGCCAACGCCGCGATGTTCCACAAGGTGGTGGTGGACTACTACGGCGCCCCGACCCCGCTGCAGCAGCTGGCGAGCTTCCAGATCCCCGAGGCGCGCTCGGTGCTCATCACGCCCTTCGACCGCGGCGCGATGAGCGAGATCGAGAAGGCGCTGCGCAACTCCGACCTCGGCGTGAACCCCGGCAACGACGGCAACGTCATCCGGATCGTGCTGCCGCAGCTGACCGAGGAGCGGCGCAGGGACTACATCAAGCTCGCCCGCTCCAAGGCCGAGGACGCCCGCGTCTCGCTGCGCAACGTCCGTCGCCGCGCCAAGGAGGAGCTGGACCGCATCGTCAAGGACGGCGAGGCCGGTGAGGACGAGGTCGGGCGGGCCGAGAAGGAGCTGGAGTCGGTGACGAAGAAGCACGTCGAGGCCGTCGACGAGCTGCTGAAGAACAAGGAAACCGAGCTGCTGGCCGTCTGA
- the tsf gene encoding translation elongation factor Ts, giving the protein MAAYTAADVKALREKTGAGMLDCKNALVETDGDVEKAIELLRIKGQKGVAKRADRDASNGLVAVHVDGGLGVMVQVNCETDFVAKSEGFVTLANQVLAQAVAVGATDSAALLASDMDGRTVQVVLDEANATMGEKILVPNVARIEGTHVSAYLHRTATDLPPTIGVLVALDKDDDALGKDVAMHTAAMSPTFLTRDEVPAEKVESERRIAEETAREEKKPEAALPKIVEGRVNSFFKDNVLLEQPFAKDQKVTISKLLADAGAQVTAFARFRAGV; this is encoded by the coding sequence GTGGCCGCGTACACCGCCGCTGACGTCAAGGCCCTGCGCGAGAAGACCGGCGCCGGCATGCTCGACTGCAAGAACGCGCTCGTGGAGACCGACGGCGACGTCGAGAAGGCCATCGAGCTGCTGCGCATCAAGGGCCAGAAGGGCGTCGCCAAGCGCGCCGACCGCGACGCGTCCAACGGCCTCGTGGCCGTGCACGTCGACGGTGGCCTCGGCGTCATGGTGCAGGTCAACTGCGAGACCGACTTCGTCGCCAAGTCCGAGGGCTTCGTGACCCTGGCCAACCAGGTCCTCGCCCAGGCCGTGGCCGTCGGCGCGACCGACTCCGCCGCGCTGCTGGCCTCCGACATGGACGGCAGGACCGTCCAGGTCGTCCTCGACGAGGCGAACGCGACGATGGGCGAGAAGATCCTCGTCCCCAACGTCGCGCGCATCGAGGGGACCCACGTCTCGGCCTACCTGCACCGCACCGCGACGGACCTGCCGCCGACCATCGGCGTCCTCGTCGCCCTCGACAAGGACGACGACGCCCTGGGCAAGGACGTCGCGATGCACACCGCCGCGATGAGCCCGACCTTCCTCACCCGCGACGAGGTCCCGGCCGAGAAGGTCGAGTCCGAGCGCCGCATCGCCGAGGAGACCGCGCGCGAGGAGAAGAAGCCCGAGGCCGCCCTGCCCAAGATCGTCGAGGGTCGCGTCAACAGCTTCTTCAAGGACAACGTGCTGCTCGAGCAGCCGTTCGCCAAGGACCAGAAGGTGACCATCTCCAAGCTGCTGGCCGACGCCGGCGCCCAGGTGACCGCCTTCGCCCGCTTCCGCGCGGGCGTCTGA